gaggttggGGTAGTGGGGGGGACCCAAATATCTTCCTTCCCAGCCTTGAACTCCATCTATGAGAAGAGACAGATGTGGTAGGAGGGACAGACTCATGAGGCTCTCAGGGGACCTTGGGGTCCATCTGGCCCAGCCCAGCTTGCCTCCCTTCTAGGAATCCCCTCCACAACATCTCTGGTCAGTTCTCCTGCTTGGGAACTTCCAACGATAGGGAGCTCATTACCCAAGGTACTTATAGTTATTTTTCCTATTGTCTGGCCTCAACATCCCTCTctgccccttccctcccactGCTACAGAAAGAGGCTGATCCCTCCTCCCCAAGCCAGTCCCTCAAAACCCTGGAGAGGACTCTCTGGGCCAAGGGAAGAGGTGACCACTCACCTGACGTAATGGGGTAGGAAGAGGGTACTGGAGCAGGTGGAAGACTCAGGCAGAGCATCAGTTGTTTCCGAGCTGGGGGTTAGGAAGTCAAGAAGTTAGGATCCAGGCCCCCTGAACCCTTGGAGCTGCCCACTGACCAGGGCAGGGAAGCTACCATTCAGGGGAGGCAAGACAGTGAAACAGATCTGCCCGCCCCGTCTACCCTCTGTGGGTGCCACCCCTAGGGACCCACACCTAGTATCACTCCTGGAGCCCGGAGAACATTGGGCACCCAGCGAGCAGCAAGGTCTGGAAGCCATCTGATATGGAAGAGGCAGCGAGGGCCCGGGGAGTGGTCACTCAGGCAGAGCTGggcctccatctctcctctccatcacACTGATTCCTCATCACAGTTTCTTAGTTTTGCACAGGACTTTAGAACATTCCCAACCATTTCCTACTCCTCCAGGCAGcccactcccttctcccttcttctccccactTACCCCAGCTTGTCTGGATAAATGTAGATGCGGGCAGGCAGGCGACTCCGGCCGGTGACAAAGCGGAGAAAGCGGCTCCGGTCCTCTGAGGAATGAGGACAGGTCAGACATCACTCAAAGCCTTCCCATGATCAGGAATTCACTCCCCATCCAGGTGGCTTCCTCCATTTGGGCACAAGAGGTCATCATAAGGATGGACAGTCAAGGCCGGGCTGGCCTCACCTCTACTCACCATTAGTGAAGTTGTTGAGGGCCTCCCAGAAATATTGCACACGGATGTCTAATGGCTCAAAGTCCTCAAATCGGGCTAcagtggagacagagacagacaggagagagaagggaagaagtctGAGCCGGAGCCTGAGAGGGCAGGATTCTCAGCCAAAAGCATCCCCAGAAGTCAGCCACGTTCCCACCTCCACCACCAAGCTACAGATGAGGGAAGTCACTAAGATCCCAGGCCAGAGCCCCCTCCCCATGCCAGCCCAGTGACATCCTCAGCCACAACTCACTCAGCTTACGAAGGGCATCCACTGTGACTTCCGGGTCCCCGCACACCTTCTTCTCTAACTCCTGCCAGGTCAGCAGGTCTAACACAGCTTGAGGAACCACCTTTAGCAGTCCCGCTTGCATGGCAGCCAcctgggtgggaggaggagacagaggacCCAGTTCAGCCCTGGGGATGGGGGTCCCACCTTACCCTCAAGCAGAAGCATGGCTCCTGCTGGAGtgctgggtgatcctgggtaagtcactgccCCTCTGTTCCTGGATGCTCTCCAACAGAGCAGGGGAGGGGAGATTGCTGCCTGCCCCATTCCTATGCCCCCTGAGCACCCCACCTGCTCCTTGCTCTCCTCCAGCCGGGCTTTCTGCACCAGCTCGATGAAGCGCCCACGGTCCTCATAGAGCACGGCCACGGACGCTCCACCAGGCAAAAGCTCTACCATGCGCTGGTCACTGAGCACCGTGGTGTACGTCAGCTCCTGCCCAAACTTGAAGTCGAAGGTCTCCTTGTCCATCACCTCCATCACCTCCAGCAACTTCACCTAGCCCCAACAAGAGGGAGGGGCAGCTGTGAGACAGTGGGACCCACAGAGGTGGCCCCCTCCACCCAGCTCCCACCGTGAGGAACCATGCCCTGGTAGCCACTCACCAGCACAGAGTCCACAGCGGAGAAGTCTTTGCTCCAGCTCACCTCCTCACCCGACAGCTGCTTCCACACAAAGCCAGGCAGAGCCAGCACCTGCCAAAACAAGGGCCATGCCATGTGGATGCCAGGGATGGCAGCAAATGATTGAGGGGGATGCTAGTCCTACTTCACAGAGGTCTCACCAGAAACCAAGTGAGGGtcacagagacaggatttgaatccagggcctATCACCAAAGCCGGTATGCTTCCCACTATACCACACCACACCTTTGAGGTGACTAGCTAGGGTCTCCCCAACCCATCCCCTGTGGCTCAGTCAGGGCCCAGCCGTCCTTCCTTCCATTGGGCCACCCTGCCAGAGCACTATCCCTCAGTGCCATCCACTCACCAAGAACTCCTTGCCCCTCAGGGCAGCACCCATCAGCTGACCAATCCACTCATACTTGGCAAACTCTCGGCAGGATGGGTTGGGGACATACATATCCCGAGCCTCACCGGTTCCGTTGCCCTGTCAGGGGAGAAAGGGGCTGTCAGGCTGCAGGACCTGTTGGGGTGAGAGAGTGCTGCCCCTGGCACCCAGGCGGTGGAAGGGGGCCATGGACAGAGGCTGGTCTAGGTTGCCTCAGAGGCTCTCCAGCCAACTCAGTCCTATTCCAGGAAGCTGCCCCAGACCTTCAATTAGAAGGGGCCTCAGTAGATCCTCCAGGACATCTCCTACACCTCCCTGACCTGCCTGACTCTGATACACCTGCTGTGGTCCTGGCCTTGGTGGCCTGCGCAGGTTGGAGGAGGACCAAAGCACCAGGCTAGAGGGGACCTTTGCAAAAAAACTATGATATTCCCCTGGCCCCAAACACGGGTGTCTCCACTGTGTCCTTCTGCCCCCACCCCTCAGTGCTGAGTAGGCCAGAGTGGAGCCCCAAATGTTCCCCTcagcttcccctccccacccagcccTGGGCCTCCTGCTTCAGGCTGGAgggtcctctctcctcttcctaccTCCAGGATATCCCCTCACCCTGCAGCCCATCTCAACACCTCTGCTTTCAGAGCTCCCCAGAATCAAGAGATTTCTGGCCCCAATGTCCTGTCCCACAACCTCCCACTGTCTTGTCCCTTGAGCACTAGCCACCTCTGCtgggcacagagtaggtgctcaataaatgtttactgactactGACGTTGAGCATCTGCCCTGCTCTTCAGCTCCTAAACCCATGGAGGTCTGGCTCTGTCCCTATCTGCTGCCAGAGCAGCCCCCAGAAGCCCTGCTAGACCCCTGAGAGGCAGCCTGGTCTAGgggaagtagccagggcatgacaGAGACCTGATGCCACCCACTTGCGGGTCATTGGTAcctcccctccctgggcctcaaccTCTCTTCTGTAAAGTAGGGCTGCTAATATTTGCATCCCCCCAGTATGGCTGTTGTCAGGACAAACCAGGGCTGCATGGTCAGCCTCACAGGGTCCCGAGGACACGTTCATCCTCATCTGCCCAGGCCCTCCCTGAGCCAGCTTCTTCCAGCCCAGCTGCAGCCTCCCGCTGCAGGTTCATGCCAGTCTCCTCGCATGTCACCTTCCCACCCAGGccaccctgttcccttctctcagGTTCCCTGTGCCTGGATCCTACCTACCTGGTTCGCTGTGcggacaaagaaaggcaagggaACAGGAGTGTCAGCTGAACTGGGGCACAGCTCCTCAGACATGTCAGCCAGGCTGTCACGGAAACCACCCCCTGGAGCCACAGACCCCCCAAAAACCAAAATAACACATTCACACAGTCCTGGAACCTGCCAACCCAGAGTCCCAAGTCTCCCAAGTTGTCCAAAATAGATTTAGCCTTTAAGGAGCCTGAGGGCTGTCCCACTCAGATCTGCTGGGCCTCAGAAGACAGGACCAGGCACAATGTGTGCATGTCTGGGGCCAGGTGGGGGGATGAGTCAGAATAAGCTCAGCTGAAGGAAAGCCTCTCCACTGTCCCAAAGgtaggtagtgagctccccatccttCCTCAGAGGGACCCGACTATGAGCTGGGTGTGTGGCAGAGGGCCTCCCTACTCGAAGTCTGCTATGGGTACACTCTCCAGCCCCGCCAGTGCCCCGCTCCCCCAACCTGTCCTCACCTTGGTCAATGATGCCTTCAGCAATGAATTTGCACTCCCACCATTGGTCATAGCGAAGGGGCCACCTGCCAAGAAAGCAGGGGTCCTGATCATATAACTGGCCAGTCCAGCCTGGCTCTATCAGGGCCCACCCAGAGCCAGATGTCTGCCCTTGGCTCCTGGCACATGCTGCCCTGGGGCGGGGAAGGAAATGTAGGGCACTACCCCTTCCATTCCATGCACATGTATTAAGTATGCTGAGACAGACATGATCCTGCTCCCCTGGGGTTCACGGGCCCATGGGGGGATGAGACACACACCCAGAGGTGGGATGGCCATGAACAATAGGCCATCTGGGGTGAAGAGGGGAGTTTAGAATCGGGGGGTCCCTTTCTGAAGGAACTGGCAttgctagatttgaatttatcaGGTAAGGCTGGGGACAGAGGAGCAGATCAGGACCAGGAAATGCCCCACAGGACCCTGCCCCTGCAGGGCAGCACCAAGGGAATCCCCATGTGTCTAGGCAAGCCCCCTTCCCTCTCTGACTCACTTCACTCCACTGTTAGAGCAGGGAGTTGGACCAGAGAAGTAAGACTCCAACCACTGGATATAGTGTCAAGTTCAAAGTCAAATGACCAAGGGATCTCTGCTCTGGGGGGCAGGGGGCAGTTCAGATGGAAAGTTCCCCTTCTAGGTGAAAGAGAAGGTCAGGTGGCCAGTGTCCAGGGGGATAACCAGGGCAGTGAAAACCATGAGGATCAACCAAAGATGTGCATGTTTATCCTGGACAGGAGAAGGCTTGGAAGGCATAGGAGGCTGCCTCCAAATATGTGAGGGGAGAAGGTATCGGCCTTGTTCTGTGTAAACAGGGTCAAGAGCAATGGGGAGAAAAGCCAACTCAGGATCAACGGCCCCAAGAGCGGTCCTCAAGAGAGAGGCATGGGCTGCTATGGGAGGCAGTAAGCTCCCCATCCTCAGAGGTATCCAAGCACAGACTGGATGCTCCCTGGCTGAAGATGCTGCAGATGGATCCCTGGCCTTGGCCTCAGAGATGCCAGTCAGTACCTCACTGACCATGAGTAAGAATTCCAGGGAGCCAGAGGTCAGCCCCTCTAGAACACACAAATGCTGTGACAGTGGCCTCTGTCCACGCTTGGGTCCCTGTCTCCCCCTCCTCAGAACagagctccctgaggtcaggatCCCTAAAATGTTACTCCCAGTCCCAGCACAGTGGTCAGCaaacagcaagtgcttaataaatgcttgctttgtTTACTGAACATTTGGATGGGCAAATAAGCAAaagagggctttgaataccaggCTAGAAGGGCTGGCTGCACTTTGTCTGGCAGGCACCAGAGAGCCACAGAAGGGTCTGGAGCCAGGGTGAGGAGGGCAGGAGCACCCATGCCAGGACGCACCTGTAATCCAGAGGCTTCTCATATTTGTCAGATGGTTTGAGGCCCTCATACACCTGGgtcaggaagggaaggagagcgTGAGGGGTGTCCTGccagcccccctcccccagcgTGCttgtcccccctcccccaacctgccAGACCCCTCCCTCCAGCAGCAGCAGACCTGGGTGAAGACGGCATTCTTGCAGCTGGGGTCTCGGGCTGGGCAGTCGCGATGTTCCATGGCCAAACGGCGGTTGATGTATAGGCGGGGCATGGTGCTGGGCTTGCTGCTCTCTGAGTCCCGCAGACACTGGGACACCAGGGCCGGGCGCCGGCGAGATAGCAGCAGGAACTGCTTCACTTGCTAGGGAGGATTGGGAGGGGGCTCGCTACATAAAGCCCTCCCAGCCTTGCCCCCCCAGGGAGCTCCCAGGGAAgcagggaagtgggggaaggagacACAGAACAAAGCTGGAGCCCAGATGCTGCTGATGCTCACTGGACGACCCAtttctccctgtgcctcagtttcctcctttgcaaatTCTGCAATGCCCAATCCCTGCTTTGCCACCCACTCACTGTGTGAGCTCACTGCCCATCTCTGTCCCTAACCTGGaaggggcagctacatggtacaCAGTGGGtggagcaccagacctggagtcagggagacctgagttcaaatccagccccagacacatactagctgtgcaaccctaggCAAGCTGCCTCACCTGTTTATCCCAGCTTCCCCATCCATAatatggggataacaacagcacctaaatcccagggttgttgtgaggatcaagagagaatatttgtaaaagtccttgggggtgaggaggaagagaaggaagaaaggaagaaagatagcTTCTCGTCACCAAAGGTATCCCAGCATACGCCTTAGACAGCACGGCTGTTTGTATCCAGCCTCTGGGGCCTACCTTCCCTCCAGGCCTGGGCACTCACCTTGATGTAACTGAAGGTGCCCAGGCTATAGTCCCACGCGGGCACAAGGTGGTGTAGGACGCTGTCAAGGACCTTGATGAACCTGGGGAGGGGGTGGCAGAGATGTAGGCTGCAGGAGGGGCACAGCCTagctggagggagggaaggggaatccCCTGAGAGTCACCCTGCCTCAGATGGCTGCTGGCACCAAGATAAGAtgggggggaggtggagggaCGATGACGCTAGGCCAGTTGTGCCAGCTTGGGGGTTACCCAGAAGCTCAGGACTCAGCACCTCTGCAGCAGCACGGCCCGGCGGTACAGGACTTCGGGTGCCGTGCCCTCCAGCCGTGGGTAGCGTACCAAGCTGGCGGGCTGGAACATATCGGCGCTCAGCCCCAGGTCTCGTTGTCGGGAAGATTTGATCTTGACTCCACGAAGCCGGACGTCAATCCCATCATCTGCCAGGGAAGGATCGTGTGAGTGTGACCCCCAAAGATTCCTGAGCCCATCTTCAGTGCAGCCCCTTCTGCTGAAACCTGGGCAGAAGCCATTGGTGACCAAGCCTCCCATCCCCTCCACCCTCAGGGATCTCATGGGCTCCCATGGGTGCAATTATCATCTCCAGGCTGATGGTtctcctctttttaaatttaaattttattttattttggagaagACAGGAGATACATGACCTGTAAGAGACTATAACCCCTACCCTTGAGCTGATGCTCTCAAATCCACTTCCACTGAGCTCCAGGCTCCCATCTCCAAATGCCTCAGACATCAGCTGGATGTCCGGCAGACACCTCTCATTCAGCACATCCAGAACTGGCCTCATGTTCCCCTGACACCCGCCCTCTCTCCCTAACTTCCAGCCATCTTGaactcctccctctcttttccagtACTTAGCAGTGTTTGCTACAGAGTGGGCACTGAGTAAATGCTAACTGGCCCACTGGTCCTCTATCTCATTCCCAACTTTCTACCTTCCTAACATCTCCAATATGGCCCTTTCTCTCCTTAGACACTAATACCACTGcactggtgcaggccctcatcacctcaccctAGGATTATTTCAGTGGCTGCTAGGGGTCCACCTGCCTCTAGTGGGGATTTCCCTAAAGTGGAGGACCAATTGTGTCACACCCTCCTCCATAAACTCTCTATGGACTccaggataaaatttaaaatccaaGTCTTTCCTCCTTGGCTCCAGCCTCCTCACACCAGGAACTCCCCACAAGCCCGAGGTGCAGTAACAACACATCTCTTACAAGACATTCCAATCTCGCAATTCTGGGCATAGTCCCTGGCCATCCCCCAGGTGGCCCCTTCACGTCCCTGGCTTTCTAAGCCATGCTCAAACCCCACCCTGTGCAGGAGGCCTTGCCCAGCCCCTGCAGCCAGGGCCGCCCCTTCTGAGATCACTTCTCCCTGCTCTGTGTGCATTTTTTGGGTCCAGCCCATTGGACCCTGAATTCCCTGGGTGCagggacagttttgtttttctgttaccTACGGCTGAGGCCAGGCACCCTCCTATCTCCCACTGGCCCAGGGTTCTTAGTCCCTCTGCCTCCCAGAACTGCCTCTTTCAGGCATCCATTtcggggcgggggggagggacGGTGGGAAGTGGGGACTGATATCTGTGCTCATGGGGAGGCCTAGCTGGAGGTGGTCTTCAAGGCCTCTCTAACACGGAGGCCGGAAGGTGTTTGTCCGACTCTCAACCAGCGCCAGAAGTCAAAGGCTTACTCTTCTCAAACACAAGCCAGCAACCTCTTGCTCTCCCTGACAGAGGCCCTGCCCTGGGGCAGGTCCATAACTCCTCTGACTTGGCCACAGGGACATTCTCTCAGCTGGCTACTGACTCTATGTTTCCCACCTCTCCCTTCCAGGCCCACTCAGGCCCTCCCCTACCTTCATCTCCCCGCAGCGCCCCAGGGGAATTTCTGTCCCCCATCCTCCTCCCCATTCTGTCCCGTGGCCCAGCCTGCCCTTGGAACAGCTTGAGGCCTTCTCCTGCCTGATAGAGGCCTCACGGACCTCCCCTCCCCAGCCTTCCCCAGATAAGCCAGGAAGGTCTGGCAGCTTATAGGGACAGACCTCAGAGGTCCCCTGGTCCAACCCTgacattttatagagaagaaaatggggaaaataagctCTGGGCACCCAGGGTGGGAACAGGGCTTCCAGAGAACCTAGGGTCAGGGTGTGCCCTCACCCCCAGAGCCCAGGGCCCACCTCCCTCAGCCTGGTCACCTCGGCACTCCACAATGCGGATCTCAACGATGGGAAGATGGATGGTCATGTCCTCCAGGACACAGACGTCCCCAATCAGAGTCCTGGTaaccagagggaaggagggaaagatggtCCATTCAGTGCCCAAGGCTGTGCCCGCCCCTCCACGCCCAGGACCATGTCTTACTCATCTATGTTCACATCACTCAGCTTCCTTAGGCTGTCCCCTTCACCTCCGTACACGACTACTCGCTTGGGCATGAAATTATCATCTGTTGTATCGACAGTCAGCAGCAGCTTTCTGGCGGGAGACCAGGAGGACTACAAGTGCCTCCTTCAGGAGGCAGGCCCGGGTTGGGAGGAAGGGCCACAGAGGCTGCCTCCTGGGGGAAGGTGGGGCAGCCCTGGGCCCGGGGCAGAAGGACCTGTACTCACTTGATGACGGTGCCCTTCTTCATGGTGAGTCGAACCCAGTGCTGACACTGGGACCCATCGCTCTCCCAGTAGGTGTCTGCATTGCTGTCTGTCAGGCAGGAGACGTTGAATTCCTCCTGAGGACAAGGGATGGGTGAGGGCAGCCAggctgcagccttcccttcccagCCCACCCAAGTGCAAGGGCACCACTGTGAGTGCCTGGTCTAGAGTCAGgccctgggttccaatcccagttCTTCCCTgggttcttcccttctcctcctagaGTCTATAAAGGAGGGGGGTGGGCTAGATGGCCCCCTGAGGCCCCTCCTAGTTCTAAAGCTCCAGGGATGGGGAGTCACACACCATGACTCTGGTCTCACAGTGACAAGCTatgggttcagatcctagctGGGCTCTTCACTAGCTAGGTGAGTGTGTGACTGAGCAGAGAAACTGTGGCAAAGCCACAAGGAGGCATAGAAAGGGTCAGAGCTGGAGGGGCCCTCTGAGGCATCTCATCCAAACTAGCTTTGAACGGGAATCCCTCCAGAATGTCCCCAAACAGAAGTCATGCTTGAAGCCCTCCAGGGATGAGGACCTTACTACCTCTCAGAAAGCCATCCATTCTGGAAGAGCTCAGTGTGGGGAGACTTTCCCTGACAGGCTTTCCCTGACAGCTCCACCCACTTCTACTCCTAGCTCTGCCCTGGACCAAGGGTTACAAGTCCTGTGTCTGCATTCTAGCAAGTAATTGGGAATGATGACAAGAAAGACACAATAGCTCTTTTGCCCGGGGCACTGACTGCCAGAAAGGAAGGCCCCATAGACCCCAGAATATTCAAAGCAGTCCCTTTGGCAGTAGCAGGTACCCATGGCAGAGGAAGGGATGAACCCACAAACCATCACTGTTCCATGTGAAGGGATGCTcataaaaaattcagaaaagtggggaaagatgtaagaactgaggcagagaagttggGGAAGATGTacgaactgaggcagagaagacCACAGAACCAGGAGGGTGGCCACAGTGGCCACCACACTGTGGTGTATGTGGACAGACTATCAGGACAAAACAGACCCTGAGCACTTGCGATGGCTAAGCATGGCAACCACAAAGCAGAATCTGGAAGATGGACCTCTTTCCTTTTATGGGAGAGTTGAGGACCATGAGAGTAGAAgaaagaaaggtcaagaaggccCTGTTTGCCACTTGGAGCAATCAGACATCAAGGCCAATCCTGCCTAGAAAATGGGGCCCAGTGAAGTTATGAAAAATCTTGCCCAAGTTTACATAGGTGGAAGGTAGCAGagtaggattagaacccagggcCTGTGCCTCCAGGCCCAGGCCTGTCCACTCTACTTTACTGCCAGACTTAGAGCTGCAGCTTCAGGGCCACCTCAGTCTTGCTGAAGCCCCAGGCCCCCCAAGCTCTCCTCTGCCACACTCTCATTACATCCTACCTTGTGGTAATTCTATTGGCCTGTGTGTGCATGCCAGCTGCCAGATAGAGCAggggctccctgagggcaggctgGTGTTTTCTCTTTGTGTCCCAGAGAAGCAGCACATGGTTGTGCAGATGGGAGTTTGTTCGGACCAGGGGAACGCCCCAGTGGGCTCTGGCTTCCAGCTGACCCTCACCGT
The DNA window shown above is from Notamacropus eugenii isolate mMacEug1 chromosome 2, mMacEug1.pri_v2, whole genome shotgun sequence and carries:
- the HECTD3 gene encoding E3 ubiquitin-protein ligase HECTD3 isoform X2 yields the protein MAGGSAAESPHGLLGRVRFLQEAARCLRAARPLPRPLAFVPREVRYKLCKDPAGPGPPRCVLPVWAAPDLATAGSSARRAGRGSLGSIEVPRGGCVRATGEELCNSHGLWVKLTREQLAEHKSSCDLPEGWLLACKNAEGGDRLVPVASTDRLQRQQQLFGVDYRPVVRWEQVVDLKYSLRLGTPPQPTEEDTEAVERLLYVPPTWTYECDEDLVHFLYDHVGKEDENLGSVKQYVESIDVSSYTEEFNVSCLTDSNADTYWESDGSQCQHWVRLTMKKGTVIKKLLLTVDTTDDNFMPKRVVVYGGEGDSLRKLSDVNIDETLIGDVCVLEDMTIHLPIVEIRIVECRDDGIDVRLRGVKIKSSRQRDLGLSADMFQPASLVRYPRLEGTAPEVLYRRAVLLQRFIKVLDSVLHHLVPAWDYSLGTFSYIKQVKQFLLLSRRRPALVSQCLRDSESSKPSTMPRLYINRRLAMEHRDCPARDPSCKNAVFTQVYEGLKPSDKYEKPLDYRWPLRYDQWWECKFIAEGIIDQGGGFRDSLADMSEELCPSSADTPVPLPFFVRTANQGNGTGEARDMYVPNPSCREFAKYEWIGQLMGAALRGKEFLVLALPGFVWKQLSGEEVSWSKDFSAVDSVLVKLLEVMEVMDKETFDFKFGQELTYTTVLSDQRMVELLPGGASVAVLYEDRGRFIELVQKARLEESKEQVAAMQAGLLKVVPQAVLDLLTWQELEKKVCGDPEVTVDALRKLTRFEDFEPLDIRVQYFWEALNNFTNEDRSRFLRFVTGRSRLPARIYIYPDKLGSETTDALPESSTCSSTLFLPHYVSAKVCEEKLRYAAYNCVAIDTDMSPWEE
- the HECTD3 gene encoding E3 ubiquitin-protein ligase HECTD3 isoform X1, whose protein sequence is MAGGSAAESPHGLLGRVRFLQEAARCLRAARPLPRPLAFVPREVRYKLCKDPAGPGPPRCVLPVWAAPDLATAGSSARRAGRGSLGSIEVPRGGCVRATGEELCNSHGLWVKLTREQLAEHKSSCDLPEGWLLACKNAEGGDRLVPVASTDRLQRQQQLFGVDYRPVVRWEQVVDLKYSLRLGTPPQPTEEDTEAVERLLYVPPTWTYECDEDLVHFLYDHVGKEDENLGSVKQYVESIDVSSYTEEFNVSCLTDSNADTYWESDGSQCQHWVRLTMKKGTVIKTLIGDVCVLEDMTIHLPIVEIRIVECRDDGIDVRLRGVKIKSSRQRDLGLSADMFQPASLVRYPRLEGTAPEVLYRRAVLLQRFIKVLDSVLHHLVPAWDYSLGTFSYIKQVKQFLLLSRRRPALVSQCLRDSESSKPSTMPRLYINRRLAMEHRDCPARDPSCKNAVFTQVYEGLKPSDKYEKPLDYRWPLRYDQWWECKFIAEGIIDQGGGFRDSLADMSEELCPSSADTPVPLPFFVRTANQGNGTGEARDMYVPNPSCREFAKYEWIGQLMGAALRGKEFLVLALPGFVWKQLSGEEVSWSKDFSAVDSVLVKLLEVMEVMDKETFDFKFGQELTYTTVLSDQRMVELLPGGASVAVLYEDRGRFIELVQKARLEESKEQVAAMQAGLLKVVPQAVLDLLTWQELEKKVCGDPEVTVDALRKLTRFEDFEPLDIRVQYFWEALNNFTNEDRSRFLRFVTGRSRLPARIYIYPDKLGSETTDALPESSTCSSTLFLPHYVSAKVCEEKLRYAAYNCVAIDTDMSPWEE